In Fibrobacter sp. UWB5, a single window of DNA contains:
- a CDS encoding carbohydrate-binding protein, whose amino-acid sequence MFGLKKYSFGGAIALAFCGLASQAFAHPDSLVLTPPLGWNSWNVFHENINEKQIQEIADAMVSSGLKDAGYIYLNLDDNWMDTKRDAQGNLQNNPKTFPSGMKAIADYVHAKGLKFGLYGDRGKRTCHHYNSKWDSQSGSNGHEEQDAKKLAEWGVDYWKYDNCDSDPNTQEKDYTAMSKALRNSGRDIVFSICMWEYKDWMPKIANLWRTTFDIGPEWISTSWYRGVYEIIDANNKYWQIAKPGHWNDPDMLEVGNRGLSYEEQRSQMTMWSIMAAPIMISSDVRSMSNETKELYLNKDMIAINQDSLGVQGHRISDKQGKQVWTKPLKNGDLAVALLNNNNSTQTVECNFADIGVEGEVEVRDAWKKKDLGPLSHVSIELPAHGSALLRLVLKPVPRAPFKGEALAIPGKIEVEDFDINGVGQGNTTYNESDTENHGDSDYRPGTGVDLYKKASGIIVGYNQAGEWLEYTVKVAKTGTYAMNASVASANSTSSFKLSMDGKDITEEIAVPAATAGEDNYDEYNTVEAKVSLTEGEHVLRFTVTGDWMDIDYIEFCEGETCNTTGLHKAIPAAVRNTNSPRLLKKGNVMFIEKNGKRFDLTGHRIK is encoded by the coding sequence ATGTTTGGCTTAAAAAAATACTCGTTCGGCGGGGCTATCGCCCTTGCTTTTTGTGGTTTGGCCTCTCAGGCTTTTGCGCATCCTGACAGCTTGGTGCTTACGCCCCCGCTGGGGTGGAACAGCTGGAACGTGTTCCACGAAAACATCAACGAAAAGCAGATTCAGGAAATCGCCGATGCCATGGTGTCTTCTGGCTTGAAGGACGCGGGCTATATTTACCTGAACCTCGACGACAACTGGATGGATACCAAGCGCGATGCGCAAGGCAACCTCCAGAATAATCCGAAAACCTTCCCGAGCGGCATGAAGGCCATTGCCGATTACGTGCATGCGAAGGGCCTTAAGTTCGGCCTTTACGGCGACCGCGGCAAACGTACTTGCCACCATTACAACAGCAAATGGGATAGCCAGAGCGGTTCCAACGGTCACGAAGAACAGGATGCCAAGAAACTCGCCGAATGGGGTGTTGACTACTGGAAGTACGACAACTGCGATTCTGACCCGAATACCCAGGAAAAAGATTACACCGCTATGTCTAAGGCTCTCCGCAATTCCGGACGCGACATCGTGTTCAGCATTTGCATGTGGGAATACAAGGACTGGATGCCGAAAATCGCCAACCTCTGGCGTACCACTTTCGACATTGGCCCCGAATGGATTTCTACCTCCTGGTACCGTGGCGTCTACGAAATTATCGATGCCAACAACAAGTACTGGCAAATTGCAAAACCCGGCCACTGGAATGACCCGGACATGCTCGAAGTGGGCAACAGGGGCCTCTCTTACGAAGAACAACGCTCCCAGATGACGATGTGGTCCATTATGGCCGCTCCCATCATGATCAGTTCTGACGTGCGCAGCATGAGTAACGAGACTAAGGAACTCTACCTGAACAAGGACATGATTGCCATCAACCAGGATTCCCTGGGCGTTCAGGGCCACCGCATCTCTGACAAGCAGGGTAAGCAGGTTTGGACCAAGCCCTTGAAGAATGGCGACCTTGCCGTGGCACTCCTCAATAACAACAACTCTACTCAGACTGTGGAATGCAACTTTGCAGACATTGGCGTAGAAGGCGAAGTGGAAGTTCGCGATGCCTGGAAAAAGAAGGATCTGGGCCCGCTTTCGCACGTTTCTATCGAACTGCCTGCTCACGGCTCGGCACTCCTCCGCTTGGTTTTAAAGCCGGTTCCGCGCGCTCCGTTCAAGGGCGAAGCTCTCGCTATTCCGGGCAAGATCGAAGTGGAAGACTTTGACATTAACGGCGTAGGCCAGGGCAACACCACCTACAACGAAAGTGATACCGAAAACCATGGCGATTCTGACTACCGCCCGGGTACCGGTGTAGACCTTTACAAGAAGGCGTCTGGCATCATCGTCGGCTACAACCAGGCTGGCGAATGGCTCGAATACACCGTGAAGGTGGCAAAGACCGGAACTTACGCCATGAACGCCTCCGTAGCCTCTGCCAACAGCACATCAAGCTTTAAGCTTTCGATGGACGGCAAGGACATTACCGAAGAAATTGCCGTGCCTGCAGCCACTGCCGGCGAAGACAACTACGACGAATACAATACGGTCGAAGCCAAGGTGAGCCTGACCGAAGGCGAACATGTTCTCCGCTTTACGGTTACCGGCGACTGGATGGACATTGACTATATCGAGTTCTGCGAGGGCGAAACCTGCAATACCACGGGCCTGCACAAGGCAATCCCCGCGGCAGTGCGCAACACCAATTCTCCGCGACTCCTCAAGAAGGGCAATGTGATGTTCATCGAAAAGAACGGCAAGCGCTTTGACTTGACGGGACACCGCATCAAGTAA